A genomic region of Microbacterium schleiferi contains the following coding sequences:
- the ald gene encoding alanine dehydrogenase codes for MRIGVPTEIKNNENRVAMTPAAVDALVSRGHTVTVQRGAGLGSAFTDEAYVAAGAQIADSAEETWGGAEMVVKVKEPIAPEYGLLREDLTLFTYLHLAADRPLTDALMSAGTTAVAYETVQTVDRALPLLAPMSEVAGRLSITVGAQALMSPSGGRGMLLGGVPGTPKAKVVVIGGGVAGEHATANALGLGANVTVIDISLHKLRALEARFGGAIQTRASTRYEIAEQLADADLVIGSVLIPGAAAPKLVTDEMVAAMKPGSVLVDIAIDQGGCFEGSHPTTHDNPTFPVHQSLYYCVANMPGAAPHTSTRALGNATLPYIATIADYGWDAASEADPALARGLNVRAGVVVNDGVRAAFGM; via the coding sequence ATGCGGATCGGCGTACCCACCGAAATCAAGAACAACGAGAACCGCGTCGCCATGACGCCGGCAGCAGTCGACGCGCTCGTGAGCCGGGGACACACGGTGACGGTGCAGCGCGGCGCGGGACTTGGCAGTGCGTTCACCGACGAGGCCTACGTGGCAGCGGGCGCCCAGATCGCCGACAGCGCGGAAGAGACCTGGGGCGGCGCCGAGATGGTCGTCAAGGTCAAGGAGCCGATCGCCCCCGAGTACGGGCTGCTGCGCGAGGATCTCACGCTCTTCACCTACCTGCACCTGGCGGCCGACCGCCCCTTGACGGACGCGCTCATGAGCGCCGGCACCACCGCCGTCGCGTACGAGACCGTGCAAACCGTCGATCGCGCACTTCCGCTCCTTGCCCCCATGAGCGAGGTCGCGGGCCGGCTCTCGATCACCGTCGGCGCGCAAGCGCTCATGAGCCCCTCCGGCGGACGCGGGATGCTGCTGGGCGGCGTGCCCGGCACCCCGAAGGCCAAGGTCGTCGTGATCGGCGGCGGCGTCGCCGGCGAACACGCCACGGCAAACGCCCTGGGCCTCGGTGCAAACGTCACCGTCATCGACATCTCCCTGCACAAGCTCCGCGCCCTCGAAGCGCGCTTCGGCGGAGCCATCCAGACGCGAGCATCCACCCGCTACGAGATCGCCGAGCAGCTCGCCGATGCCGACCTCGTGATCGGCTCGGTCCTCATCCCCGGCGCTGCGGCCCCCAAGCTCGTCACCGACGAGATGGTCGCCGCAATGAAGCCCGGCTCCGTGCTCGTGGACATTGCGATCGACCAGGGCGGATGCTTCGAGGGGTCGCACCCCACGACCCACGACAACCCCACCTTCCCGGTGCACCAGTCCCTGTACTACTGCGTCGCGAACATGCCCGGAGCGGCTCCGCACACGTCCACGCGCGCGCTCGGCAACGCCACGCTTCCCTACATCGCGACGATCGCCGACTACGGCTGGGATGCAGCGTCCGAGGCCGATCCGGCCCTCGCCCGCGGACTCAACGTCCGCGCAGGAGTCGTCGTCAACGACGGGGTGCGCGCCGCGTTCGGCATGTGA
- a CDS encoding TetR/AcrR family transcriptional regulator has protein sequence MAESSVSPGAKGAHRKALIIDAALTIVGRDGLGQLSMRSLAAEAGVPLGAIGYYFENKRALILETFDAHSRRELERVIGAIASMGRAASPQKLAEVLIDFVLDGLRNTQWRLVAEYEYLLEASRMPELARASTLWQQSLRIAVADAVERLGSHHPGADAQVILAVLVGLEVENLTGKPPAARSEQTSSARSGTPSMARAPRGPVQPPATRGVTQPPMAEGQPSPPIGGFRREAGHMPNAARTPSLTTTPARTLSPRARAGSASDAASQP, from the coding sequence ATGGCCGAGTCATCCGTATCGCCCGGAGCGAAGGGCGCGCATCGGAAGGCGCTGATCATCGACGCGGCGCTCACGATCGTTGGCCGGGACGGCCTCGGACAGTTGTCGATGCGCTCGCTTGCCGCCGAAGCGGGTGTTCCCCTGGGCGCGATCGGCTACTACTTCGAGAACAAACGCGCGCTCATCCTCGAGACCTTCGATGCCCATTCGCGGCGTGAACTGGAGCGCGTCATTGGCGCTATCGCGTCGATGGGACGTGCTGCGTCACCGCAGAAGCTTGCGGAGGTGCTGATCGACTTCGTCCTCGACGGGCTGCGCAACACGCAGTGGCGTCTTGTCGCGGAGTACGAGTACCTGCTGGAGGCCAGCCGGATGCCTGAGCTGGCGCGGGCCTCGACGCTGTGGCAGCAGTCTCTGCGCATTGCGGTCGCGGACGCTGTTGAACGGCTCGGCTCGCACCATCCCGGTGCCGATGCTCAGGTCATCCTCGCGGTGCTCGTCGGTCTCGAGGTCGAGAACCTCACGGGAAAGCCCCCAGCGGCGCGCAGCGAACAGACATCGAGCGCACGATCAGGCACGCCATCGATGGCGCGAGCGCCGCGTGGTCCGGTCCAGCCGCCGGCGACTCGCGGGGTGACGCAGCCGCCGATGGCTGAGGGTCAGCCCTCACCGCCGATCGGCGGGTTTCGCCGCGAAGCCGGTCACATGCCGAACGCGGCGCGCACCCCGTCGTTGACGACGACTCCTGCGCGGACGTTGAGTCCGCGGGCGAGGGCCGGATCGGCCTCGGACGCTGCATCCCAGCCGTAG
- a CDS encoding SDR family NAD(P)-dependent oxidoreductase — protein MSAQPRRTAIITGAGGERGIGFAAARLLGLSGMNVVVTSTTDRIFDRVAELDAIGVTATGVVADLTRDEGAEAVMAAATRISGSVDVLVNNAGMTSVADPDDPAPIQDLSLGQWQASLDRNLTTAYRMIRSAVPLMRAAGFGRIVNVASVSGPVAAYPGDVAYHAAKAGMVGLTRAVAIDTAADGVTINAVAPGWIDTGSASDHERAMGRATPVGRSGTADEVAHAIAFLASDGASYITGQLLVVDGANTIAEERGA, from the coding sequence GTGTCCGCACAGCCGAGGCGCACCGCCATCATCACCGGAGCCGGCGGAGAACGCGGTATCGGGTTCGCCGCCGCACGGCTGCTCGGACTCTCCGGCATGAACGTTGTCGTCACCTCGACGACGGACCGAATCTTCGACCGTGTTGCAGAACTCGACGCGATCGGCGTCACGGCCACCGGAGTTGTCGCCGACCTCACGCGAGACGAGGGCGCCGAAGCGGTGATGGCCGCGGCGACACGAATCTCGGGGAGCGTCGATGTTCTGGTCAACAACGCTGGGATGACCTCGGTCGCGGACCCCGATGACCCCGCGCCCATTCAGGATCTCTCCCTGGGACAGTGGCAGGCCTCGCTCGATCGGAACCTGACGACCGCCTACCGGATGATTCGGTCTGCCGTGCCGCTCATGCGCGCAGCGGGGTTCGGTCGGATCGTCAATGTCGCCTCCGTGTCAGGGCCCGTCGCCGCCTATCCCGGCGACGTCGCCTACCACGCAGCGAAAGCCGGGATGGTGGGACTCACGCGAGCTGTTGCCATCGATACCGCGGCCGATGGCGTGACCATCAACGCGGTAGCCCCCGGCTGGATCGACACCGGGTCAGCGAGCGATCACGAGCGCGCGATGGGACGCGCGACGCCGGTTGGCCGCTCCGGAACGGCGGATGAGGTCGCGCACGCGATCGCCTTCCTCGCTTCCGACGGGGCCTCGTACATCACGGGCCAGCTCCTGGTCGTCGACGGCGCCAACACCATCGCCGAAGAACGAGGCGCCTGA
- a CDS encoding TetR/AcrR family transcriptional regulator — protein sequence MSETTRVRRKRGSITQDEIVTAALRLTDREGESALTFARLGHELKASPTAVYRHFANRNEILRALANHLDGISIDGYVPTDDWRRDLEDLGWRAWRTAITHPAAAAISLSLVSNGANELRAVEWVLRAIHCAGVSGRDAVVQYQVYTNLVLGSAGAQAARLSAADAVESSEGWIQVYAPKDPSRYPHAEAVKAELTSVTYEEVFAKQMQMYLDALAMTSAGRSEAPA from the coding sequence GTGAGCGAAACCACGCGCGTAAGGCGCAAGCGCGGGTCGATCACGCAGGACGAGATCGTCACGGCGGCGCTCCGGCTCACCGACCGTGAGGGTGAGTCTGCACTGACGTTCGCGCGCTTGGGACACGAGCTCAAGGCATCGCCGACCGCGGTCTACCGGCACTTCGCGAACCGGAACGAGATCCTGCGTGCCCTCGCGAACCATCTCGACGGCATCTCTATCGACGGCTACGTGCCTACTGACGACTGGCGGCGTGACCTGGAAGACCTGGGGTGGCGCGCCTGGCGCACCGCGATCACGCACCCTGCTGCTGCAGCGATCTCACTGTCGTTGGTTTCGAACGGCGCCAACGAGCTGCGGGCTGTCGAGTGGGTACTGCGGGCCATCCATTGCGCCGGCGTATCCGGCCGCGACGCCGTCGTTCAGTACCAGGTGTACACGAATCTCGTGCTCGGGTCGGCGGGGGCTCAGGCGGCGCGGCTCAGTGCTGCCGACGCCGTGGAGTCCTCAGAAGGATGGATCCAGGTCTACGCGCCGAAGGATCCGTCGCGGTACCCGCACGCCGAAGCGGTGAAGGCCGAACTCACCTCGGTGACCTACGAGGAAGTGTTCGCCAAGCAGATGCAGATGTACCTTGACGCCCTGGCGATGACCAGCGCGGGCCGGTCGGAGGCCCCGGCGTAG
- a CDS encoding amidase, translating to MSRFVAADRHPTQTPPLRSRGLDDSERPPLLQSSAHTIAHLVRTGQVTAREVIDTHLARIRDLNPTLNALTVVFEEKSRELADDVDRRIARGEEIGALAGVPFTIKENIDITWSASTEGWTFLADAVPTSDATIVQRLMAAGAIPIGRGNMPETGLRWDTDNELFGRTLNPWDHDRVPGGSSGGDAVAVATGMTPIALGNDYGGSLRLPAYAAGVCALRPSAGRIPAVTPIQAWPLTEQFFSVNGPLARTIDDLDLAFSLMHGADGLDPTAASIPHPSTYDGVRRVALTRDPLGWGIDPEVDEALSIAADALARAGWEVVEVEPPLIEDAASLWRQLSVTELVDSFAPGAREVPLGAGATQYFLDNASEVTVLETVGDYVSAWGQRLAIAAAWERFQAEYPIVLGPVSARRMPKIGYDLSGPEATTQLWRDHRLLVTVNFLGLPSVAVPTGLDADGIPSGVQVIAARNGEHIALAAARDIEARAGAVGTPDVARTLHA from the coding sequence ATGTCTCGCTTCGTGGCGGCAGACCGACATCCGACACAGACCCCACCGCTCCGATCTCGAGGCTTAGATGACAGCGAACGCCCTCCCCTCCTGCAGTCCAGCGCCCACACGATCGCGCACCTCGTGCGCACCGGGCAGGTGACGGCACGCGAGGTGATCGACACACACCTTGCACGCATCCGTGATCTCAACCCGACGCTGAACGCGCTCACCGTCGTGTTCGAGGAGAAGTCACGAGAGCTGGCAGACGACGTGGACCGTCGCATCGCGCGAGGCGAGGAGATCGGCGCGCTCGCCGGCGTGCCCTTCACGATCAAGGAGAACATCGATATCACCTGGTCGGCGTCGACCGAGGGGTGGACCTTCCTCGCGGATGCCGTGCCGACCTCCGACGCAACGATCGTGCAGCGCCTGATGGCTGCTGGAGCCATCCCGATCGGTCGTGGCAACATGCCCGAGACCGGATTGCGGTGGGATACCGACAACGAACTGTTCGGTCGAACCCTCAATCCCTGGGATCACGACCGGGTTCCTGGCGGGTCCAGCGGAGGCGACGCCGTCGCTGTTGCAACAGGGATGACGCCCATCGCCCTCGGCAATGACTACGGCGGATCACTGCGGCTCCCGGCCTATGCCGCTGGCGTGTGTGCACTGCGCCCCTCAGCGGGGCGAATCCCCGCTGTGACACCCATCCAGGCATGGCCGCTGACCGAGCAGTTCTTCTCCGTCAACGGGCCCCTGGCGCGAACAATAGACGACCTCGACCTCGCGTTCTCGCTCATGCACGGCGCTGACGGGCTCGATCCGACCGCGGCATCCATTCCGCACCCCTCTACCTATGACGGCGTGCGTCGCGTTGCGCTTACCCGCGACCCCCTCGGCTGGGGCATCGATCCCGAAGTAGACGAGGCCCTCTCGATCGCTGCCGACGCCCTGGCTCGCGCCGGGTGGGAGGTTGTCGAGGTGGAGCCGCCGCTGATCGAAGACGCCGCCTCGCTGTGGCGCCAGCTCTCGGTCACCGAGCTGGTGGACTCGTTCGCCCCGGGAGCGCGGGAGGTGCCCCTCGGAGCGGGGGCAACGCAGTACTTCCTCGACAATGCGAGCGAAGTCACCGTTCTCGAAACGGTCGGCGACTACGTGAGCGCGTGGGGCCAGCGCCTCGCCATCGCCGCCGCCTGGGAACGTTTCCAGGCCGAGTACCCCATCGTGCTGGGCCCTGTCTCCGCGCGACGGATGCCGAAGATCGGGTACGACCTGTCGGGCCCCGAGGCAACCACGCAGCTGTGGCGAGACCACCGCTTGCTCGTGACCGTCAACTTCCTGGGCTTGCCGTCGGTAGCCGTTCCCACCGGGCTCGACGCCGACGGGATCCCCTCGGGTGTCCAGGTGATCGCCGCCCGCAACGGAGAGCACATCGCGCTGGCGGCGGCACGCGACATTGAGGCGCGAGCCGGCGCCGTCGGCACGCCCGACGTCGCCCGCACACTGCACGCGTAG
- a CDS encoding DUF1990 family protein, whose product MASRFVVRTRAEVAAEELFDISLDIDTHVASMEQSGERAIGGVVSGRIDLGEEVTWRARHFGVWFTMTSRIAALDRPKRFVDEQVRGPFRSFRHEHRFDDRGGATTMTDTIDVASPILGVLAERVVLVPYLRRLIRLRNGHLLDRLGLAPSTDPGAAVWESGECYPFRAAESTTLLGHGAKVWEFAAREVLRWGVKTRSGFRVADVRDVVPGERLQITARVGPVRVREPVEVRRVIREPDRVGFSYAALPGHPVRGEEAFIVHRDGDEVFLSIRSLTAPADRGLWRFAYPCCGWPNSSRDAATGARCAEIDPEPTGAQLERRPRGRGRCAAGVGRSGPRRPWTAT is encoded by the coding sequence ATGGCCAGTCGATTCGTCGTGCGCACCCGCGCTGAGGTGGCTGCGGAAGAACTCTTCGACATCTCGCTCGACATCGACACGCACGTCGCCTCGATGGAGCAATCCGGTGAGCGTGCGATCGGTGGCGTCGTCTCGGGTCGGATCGACCTCGGCGAGGAGGTCACCTGGCGTGCACGTCACTTCGGTGTCTGGTTCACGATGACCTCGCGGATAGCCGCACTCGATCGCCCTAAGCGATTCGTTGACGAACAGGTGCGGGGTCCGTTCCGATCGTTCCGCCACGAGCATCGATTCGACGATCGCGGCGGGGCAACCACCATGACAGACACCATCGACGTCGCGTCACCGATCCTCGGTGTGCTCGCCGAACGCGTCGTGCTCGTGCCCTACCTTCGTCGACTCATCCGGCTTCGCAACGGGCATCTGCTCGACCGGCTCGGACTCGCACCATCCACCGACCCCGGTGCCGCCGTCTGGGAGTCGGGGGAGTGCTACCCGTTCCGGGCCGCCGAGAGCACGACTCTCCTCGGTCACGGGGCAAAAGTGTGGGAGTTTGCCGCTCGCGAGGTGCTCCGCTGGGGCGTGAAGACCCGCAGTGGGTTCCGGGTCGCTGACGTTCGCGATGTCGTGCCCGGTGAGCGGCTGCAGATCACCGCGCGCGTCGGTCCCGTCAGGGTTCGTGAACCGGTCGAGGTTCGCCGCGTCATCCGTGAACCCGACCGGGTCGGCTTCTCCTATGCCGCACTGCCGGGACACCCGGTGCGCGGGGAGGAGGCATTCATCGTCCATCGCGACGGCGACGAGGTCTTCCTCAGCATCCGGTCGCTCACGGCCCCCGCTGACCGGGGACTGTGGCGATTCGCATACCCCTGCTGCGGGTGGCCCAACTCGTCGCGCGACGCCGCTACCGGCGCGCGCTGCGCTGAGATCGACCCGGAACCTACCGGCGCGCAGCTCGAACGGCGGCCGCGGGGTCGAGGTCGATGCGCCGCAGGAGTTGGGCGTTCAGGGCCACGACGACCGTGGACAGCGACATGA
- a CDS encoding RtcB family protein, with protein sequence MEKLTDRLLSWASLIDEKTIDQARTSSRMPFIYPHIALMPDAHLGLGATVGSVIPTLGAIMPAAVGVDIGCGMIAVKTQFTRADLAGRDLAELRGQIERAIPLSAGHDNRKIVASAEPRVAELEEAAQAAEFDPASYAAHWRLQLGSLGSGNHFIEVSADEADVVWMFLHSGSRGVGNKIAQHHIKVAQRLAKQWWIDLPDPDLAYLVEGTPEFTRYIRELRWAQRFALLNREEMMDRVANQLGRFLGETVQEQERINCHHNFTESEMHFGKRVWVSRKGAIQADAGRAGLIPGSMGTASYVVVGKGNPVALHSSPHGAGREYSRSAARRTFTHDQLREAMVGIEYRDTNAFIDEIPQAYKPIDRVMADAADLVEVRHTLRQLVNVKGD encoded by the coding sequence ATGGAAAAGCTCACCGACAGACTTCTGTCGTGGGCGAGCCTGATCGATGAGAAGACCATCGATCAGGCGCGCACCTCATCACGGATGCCGTTCATCTACCCGCACATCGCCCTGATGCCCGACGCCCACCTGGGCCTCGGTGCCACGGTCGGCTCGGTCATCCCGACACTCGGCGCCATCATGCCCGCCGCGGTCGGGGTCGACATCGGGTGCGGGATGATCGCTGTCAAGACGCAGTTCACGCGCGCTGACCTTGCGGGACGCGATCTCGCGGAGTTGCGGGGGCAGATCGAGCGAGCGATCCCGCTGTCGGCAGGGCATGACAACCGGAAGATCGTCGCGAGCGCTGAGCCGCGGGTGGCGGAGCTCGAGGAAGCCGCGCAGGCTGCCGAGTTTGACCCGGCGTCGTACGCGGCGCACTGGCGCCTGCAGCTCGGGTCACTGGGCAGTGGCAACCACTTCATTGAGGTCTCGGCCGACGAAGCCGACGTGGTGTGGATGTTCCTGCACTCGGGGTCGCGGGGAGTGGGTAACAAGATCGCTCAGCACCACATCAAGGTCGCCCAGCGGTTGGCGAAGCAGTGGTGGATCGATCTGCCCGACCCGGATCTTGCCTACCTCGTCGAGGGCACGCCCGAATTCACCCGGTACATCCGGGAACTGCGGTGGGCGCAGAGGTTCGCGCTGCTGAACAGAGAAGAGATGATGGACCGCGTCGCGAATCAGCTTGGTCGGTTCCTCGGCGAAACGGTGCAGGAGCAGGAGCGGATCAACTGCCACCACAACTTCACCGAGTCGGAGATGCACTTCGGCAAGCGGGTCTGGGTTTCCCGGAAGGGTGCGATCCAGGCCGACGCGGGACGCGCAGGTCTCATTCCCGGATCCATGGGAACCGCGTCGTACGTCGTGGTCGGCAAGGGCAATCCGGTGGCGCTGCACTCTTCTCCGCATGGCGCGGGCCGCGAGTACTCGCGGTCGGCGGCGCGGAGAACCTTCACCCACGACCAGTTGCGTGAGGCGATGGTCGGCATCGAGTACCGGGACACGAATGCCTTCATCGACGAGATTCCGCAGGCGTACAAGCCGATCGATCGGGTCATGGCGGATGCCGCGGATCTGGTCGAGGTGAGGCATACGCTGCGTCAGCTCGTGAACGTGAAGGGCGACTGA
- a CDS encoding LLM class F420-dependent oxidoreductase, translating to MTWTDRLGELGVWRRSSDIDEATAQEVERLGYGTIWLGGSPAADLTEAERLLDATESVVVATGIVNIWMSDARELAASYHRIVARHPGRILLGIGSGHRERQHERARPLEAMSHYLDVLDAEGVPHEDRLLSALGPRMLELARTRSAGTHPYLTVPSQTAEARTVLGPGILIAPEQTVVLDTDPVSARAAARTFLTPYLGLSNYTTTMKRGGFSDADVAGSGSDELVDRIVIHGNAESLVAGLRAHRDAGADHVCLQAVPTVSAAETYRAVAAAWN from the coding sequence ATGACGTGGACGGATCGACTGGGTGAACTCGGCGTCTGGCGCCGCAGCAGCGACATCGACGAGGCGACGGCTCAGGAGGTCGAGCGGCTCGGATACGGCACGATCTGGCTGGGTGGGTCTCCCGCCGCCGACCTCACCGAGGCGGAGCGGCTGCTCGATGCGACCGAATCGGTGGTGGTCGCGACCGGCATCGTCAACATATGGATGTCGGATGCCCGCGAACTTGCTGCCTCCTACCACCGCATCGTTGCCCGACACCCCGGGAGGATCCTCCTCGGCATCGGATCCGGGCATCGCGAGCGACAGCACGAACGCGCCCGGCCGCTGGAGGCGATGAGCCACTATCTGGATGTCCTCGACGCAGAAGGGGTGCCGCACGAAGACCGCCTGCTGTCGGCGCTCGGCCCGCGGATGCTCGAGCTCGCCCGCACCCGCAGCGCAGGCACGCATCCGTACCTCACGGTGCCCTCGCAGACCGCCGAGGCGCGCACAGTGCTGGGCCCCGGCATCCTGATCGCGCCCGAGCAAACCGTCGTTCTCGACACGGATCCGGTGTCAGCTCGAGCTGCTGCGCGAACGTTCCTGACGCCGTATCTCGGCCTGAGCAACTACACCACCACGATGAAGCGAGGCGGGTTCAGCGACGCAGACGTGGCAGGATCCGGAAGCGACGAGCTGGTCGATCGGATTGTCATCCACGGGAATGCCGAATCTCTTGTCGCCGGACTGCGCGCGCACCGCGATGCCGGCGCCGACCACGTCTGTCTTCAAGCGGTCCCCACCGTCTCCGCTGCCGAGACGTACCGCGCCGTGGCGGCGGCCTGGAACTAG
- a CDS encoding DUF2975 domain-containing protein — translation MRRVVIVTTKALIVILFAAIVFCQVVFVPVNATSFALAAPEFAALEVPGIIMVDALLLCGQVVLICVWALLSRVAREDIFDATALLWVDVIITSILAAGVLVIAGLVLLSLASAGSPFLALMGVIAVICAAGLALVVVVMRGLLKQATQLRQDLSEVV, via the coding sequence ATGCGGCGCGTCGTGATCGTCACAACGAAGGCTCTGATCGTGATCCTGTTCGCCGCGATCGTTTTCTGTCAGGTCGTCTTCGTTCCCGTCAATGCCACGAGCTTCGCCCTGGCCGCTCCCGAGTTCGCTGCACTCGAAGTGCCGGGGATCATCATGGTCGACGCGCTTCTTCTGTGCGGCCAGGTCGTCCTCATCTGCGTGTGGGCTTTGCTCTCGCGCGTCGCGCGGGAAGACATCTTCGACGCCACGGCTCTGCTCTGGGTCGACGTCATTATCACCAGCATCCTCGCCGCGGGAGTGCTCGTCATTGCAGGCCTCGTGCTTCTATCCCTTGCGAGCGCCGGGAGCCCGTTCCTCGCGCTCATGGGCGTCATCGCGGTGATCTGTGCAGCGGGACTCGCTCTGGTGGTCGTCGTGATGCGCGGGCTCCTCAAGCAAGCGACGCAGCTGCGCCAGGACCTGTCTGAGGTCGTCTGA
- a CDS encoding helix-turn-helix domain-containing protein, whose translation MAIVIDLDVQLAKKKMSVSELAAAIDITPVNVSVLKNGRAKAVRFSTLDAICRVLECQPGDILRWEPDATAGGT comes from the coding sequence ATGGCGATCGTGATCGACCTCGATGTGCAGCTCGCGAAGAAGAAAATGAGTGTTTCGGAACTCGCCGCCGCCATCGACATAACCCCCGTCAACGTGTCGGTCCTCAAGAACGGCCGAGCCAAGGCCGTGCGCTTTTCCACGCTCGACGCGATCTGCCGCGTGTTGGAGTGCCAGCCCGGTGACATCCTGCGGTGGGAGCCCGATGCGACCGCCGGCGGCACGTGA
- a CDS encoding ASCH domain-containing protein, with the protein MWSDYSAAFPDAAAAGPEYTIEYFGDSPRLADELLEHVLSGRKRATSELVAAFVSRGDSVPRVGSHWIACDGRGKPRIVIRSVELRIGDFASADSSFAHDEGEDDLSLESWQREHRRYWTRTCAAEGRDWSEGEEIVFERFRVVWPPEHAD; encoded by the coding sequence ATGTGGAGCGACTACTCCGCCGCGTTCCCCGACGCTGCTGCCGCAGGCCCCGAGTACACGATCGAGTACTTCGGTGACTCTCCGCGGCTGGCCGATGAGCTGCTCGAACACGTCCTGAGCGGGCGGAAGCGTGCAACATCCGAGCTTGTCGCGGCCTTCGTTAGTCGCGGCGACAGCGTGCCCCGCGTCGGATCCCACTGGATCGCCTGTGACGGCCGGGGCAAGCCCAGGATCGTCATCCGGAGCGTCGAACTGCGCATTGGTGACTTCGCAAGCGCGGATTCCTCGTTTGCGCACGATGAGGGAGAGGACGACCTCAGCCTCGAGAGCTGGCAACGAGAGCACCGCCGGTACTGGACTCGCACGTGCGCTGCGGAAGGGCGCGACTGGTCGGAGGGTGAGGAGATCGTCTTCGAACGCTTCCGCGTGGTGTGGCCTCCGGAGCACGCGGACTGA
- a CDS encoding nuclear transport factor 2 family protein — translation MDTDAVGRWVTEYERAWRDCDAPAVRDLFTEDVHYLTSPYEEPLAGHEAIEAFWNDPRPFDMGVESVTLDGFHAVVRVRVNYRDPDQEYLDLWELDFAPDGRVEHFVEWAYWPGKSFTAS, via the coding sequence ATGGATACGGATGCCGTCGGGCGCTGGGTTACGGAGTACGAGAGAGCCTGGCGTGACTGCGATGCGCCAGCGGTGCGCGATCTTTTCACCGAGGACGTGCACTACCTCACGTCCCCATACGAAGAGCCGCTCGCCGGGCACGAAGCGATCGAGGCTTTCTGGAACGATCCGCGCCCGTTCGACATGGGGGTCGAGTCGGTCACGCTCGATGGATTCCACGCCGTTGTGCGTGTGCGAGTCAACTACCGCGACCCCGACCAGGAGTACCTCGACCTCTGGGAGCTCGACTTCGCGCCAGACGGGCGCGTCGAGCATTTCGTCGAGTGGGCTTACTGGCCCGGCAAGAGCTTCACCGCCTCGTAG
- a CDS encoding YciI family protein — translation MEYMMFVATDPEAEPYDKDQDNIEDWIADVTARGAHLHGDRLRPIEDATLVRVRDGEVLVTDGPFTESKEWIAGYDIIQAEDLDEAIKIAAKHPMARFGRIELRPVWPL, via the coding sequence GTGGAGTACATGATGTTCGTGGCAACCGACCCCGAGGCCGAGCCCTATGACAAGGACCAGGACAACATCGAAGACTGGATCGCCGATGTGACCGCGCGCGGCGCCCATCTGCACGGCGACCGCCTGCGTCCGATCGAGGATGCCACGCTCGTCCGCGTGCGGGATGGCGAGGTCCTCGTCACCGACGGGCCATTCACCGAGTCGAAGGAGTGGATCGCCGGGTACGACATCATTCAGGCGGAGGACCTAGACGAGGCGATCAAGATCGCAGCGAAGCATCCCATGGCGCGCTTCGGACGTATCGAGCTGCGGCCGGTGTGGCCGCTGTAG